The Trachemys scripta elegans isolate TJP31775 chromosome 21, CAS_Tse_1.0, whole genome shotgun sequence genome has a segment encoding these proteins:
- the FAM118B gene encoding protein FAM118B isoform X2 yields the protein MASTVSVNLDKDASLDGIPPAKKPRKLLPSLKTKKPQELVLVIGTGISAAVAPKVPALKSWKGLIQALLDAAIDFDLLEEEESRKFQKCLQEDKNLVHVAHDLIQKLSPRTSNVRSTFFKDCLYEVFDDLESKMEDSGKRLLQSVLRLMENGALVLTTNFDNLLELYAADQGKQLESLDLTDEKKGEIQKLYENKSFLFLGCGRTVDDTTFQALFLEAVKHKSDLEHFMLVQRGDVDEFKKLRENMLDKGIKVISYGNEYADLPDYFERLTSEISTRDRTGLPREGQLNGSSTAHTEIKGGAAPEPLSLQLN from the exons ATGGCTTCTACAGTGAGTGTGAACTTGGATAAAGACGCGTCATTGGATGGAATACCACCTGCAAAAAAGCCCAG AAAACTGTTGCCAAGCCTTAAAACcaaaaagccccaggaacttgtTCTGGTAATTGGGACAGGGATCAGTGCGGCAGTAGCTCCTAAAGTCCCAGCACTGAAGTCTTGGAAAGGGTTAATCCAGGCCCTGTTGGATGCTGCTATTGACTTTGATCTTCTTGAAGAGGAGGAGAGCAGAAAGTTTCAGAAATGTCTCCAAGAAGATAAGAACCTTGTTCATGTTGCCCATGACCTTATCCAGAAACTATCTCCG CGCACTAGCAATGTCCGCTCCACGTTTTTCAAAGACTGTTTATACGAGGTGTTTGATGACCTGGAGTCTAAAATGGAAGATTCTGGGAAACGGCTGCTTCAGTCTGTGCTTCGCTTAATGGAAAATGGAGCACTCGTATTAACCACGAACTTTGATAACCTGCTGGAACTATATGCAGCAGACCAAGGGAAACAGCTTGAATCTCTCGACCTTACTGatgaaaaaaag ggggagaTCCAGAAGTTGTATGAAAACAAATCATTCTTGTTCCTGGGCTGTGGCAGGACTGTTGATGACACCACGTTTCAGGCCCTTTTCCTAGAAGCTGTGAAGCACAAGTCGGACCTGGAACACTTCATGCTTGTGCAGAGGGGAGACGTGGATGAGTTTAAGAAGCTCCGTGAAAACATGCTGGATAAAGGGATTAAAGTCATTTCATATGGAAATGAATACGCAGACTTACCTGACTACTTTGAGAGGCTAACAAGTGAGATCTCCACACGGGATCGAACAG GTCTGCCTAGAGAAGGACAGCTAAACGGCTCTTCTACAGcccacactgaaatcaaag GGGGTGCAGCACCTGAGCCTCTGTCCTTGCAGCTCAACTGA
- the FAM118B gene encoding protein FAM118B isoform X1: MASTVSVNLDKDASLDGIPPAKKPRKLLPSLKTKKPQELVLVIGTGISAAVAPKVPALKSWKGLIQALLDAAIDFDLLEEEESRKFQKCLQEDKNLVHVAHDLIQKLSPRTSNVRSTFFKDCLYEVFDDLESKMEDSGKRLLQSVLRLMENGALVLTTNFDNLLELYAADQGKQLESLDLTDEKKVLEWAQEKRKLSVLHIHGVYTNPSGIVLHPAGYQNVLRNTEVMGEIQKLYENKSFLFLGCGRTVDDTTFQALFLEAVKHKSDLEHFMLVQRGDVDEFKKLRENMLDKGIKVISYGNEYADLPDYFERLTSEISTRDRTGLPREGQLNGSSTAHTEIKGGAAPEPLSLQLN, encoded by the exons ATGGCTTCTACAGTGAGTGTGAACTTGGATAAAGACGCGTCATTGGATGGAATACCACCTGCAAAAAAGCCCAG AAAACTGTTGCCAAGCCTTAAAACcaaaaagccccaggaacttgtTCTGGTAATTGGGACAGGGATCAGTGCGGCAGTAGCTCCTAAAGTCCCAGCACTGAAGTCTTGGAAAGGGTTAATCCAGGCCCTGTTGGATGCTGCTATTGACTTTGATCTTCTTGAAGAGGAGGAGAGCAGAAAGTTTCAGAAATGTCTCCAAGAAGATAAGAACCTTGTTCATGTTGCCCATGACCTTATCCAGAAACTATCTCCG CGCACTAGCAATGTCCGCTCCACGTTTTTCAAAGACTGTTTATACGAGGTGTTTGATGACCTGGAGTCTAAAATGGAAGATTCTGGGAAACGGCTGCTTCAGTCTGTGCTTCGCTTAATGGAAAATGGAGCACTCGTATTAACCACGAACTTTGATAACCTGCTGGAACTATATGCAGCAGACCAAGGGAAACAGCTTGAATCTCTCGACCTTACTGatgaaaaaaag GTGCTGGAGTGGGCGCAAGAAAAAAGGAAGCTCAGTGTCTTGCATATCCATGGAGTTTACACAAACCCCAGTGGAATAGTGCTTCATCCCGCTGGGTATCAGAATGTGCTGCGCAATACAGAAGTTATG ggggagaTCCAGAAGTTGTATGAAAACAAATCATTCTTGTTCCTGGGCTGTGGCAGGACTGTTGATGACACCACGTTTCAGGCCCTTTTCCTAGAAGCTGTGAAGCACAAGTCGGACCTGGAACACTTCATGCTTGTGCAGAGGGGAGACGTGGATGAGTTTAAGAAGCTCCGTGAAAACATGCTGGATAAAGGGATTAAAGTCATTTCATATGGAAATGAATACGCAGACTTACCTGACTACTTTGAGAGGCTAACAAGTGAGATCTCCACACGGGATCGAACAG GTCTGCCTAGAGAAGGACAGCTAAACGGCTCTTCTACAGcccacactgaaatcaaag GGGGTGCAGCACCTGAGCCTCTGTCCTTGCAGCTCAACTGA